A window of the Henckelia pumila isolate YLH828 chromosome 3, ASM3356847v2, whole genome shotgun sequence genome harbors these coding sequences:
- the LOC140887299 gene encoding chaperone protein dnaJ 72 isoform X2, with amino-acid sequence MDHYQVLGVRKNASKEEIKQAFRNLAMEFHPDKHSQSSKHSRDTATFKFKQLSEAYETLIDDRKRADYNISRNAYGAAQNKRYDYAYNRGGGRYSYGNGYGYSGSASRGAGDFAFTKFEVGLRYLTTRSFLLNATFAGILLGGMYIVDTGGKALWKMHNPGKSFEEAMESVKNAKEVEDDTS; translated from the exons ATGGATCATTATCAGGTCTTGGGTGTAAGGAAAAATGCGAGCAAAGAAGAAATAAAGCAAGCTTTTCGCAATTTGGCCATGGAATTTCACCCGGACAAACATTCTCAATCCTCCAAGCATTCCAGAGACACCGCCACCTTCAAATTCAAGCAGCTTTCGGAGGCGTACGAGACTCTCATTGACGATCGCAAGCGCGCAGATTATAATATTAGCAGAAATGCTTATGGCGCGGCGCAGAATAAAAGATACGACTATGCTTACAACAGAGGCGGAGGAAGATATTCGTATGGGAATGGTTACGGGTACAGTGGATCGGCGAGCAGAGGTGCTGGCGACTTTGCCTTTACCAAATTTGAGGTTGGTCTTCGGTATCTCACCACCAGGAGTTTTCTACTCAATGCAACTTTTGCAGg AATTTTGTTAGGTGGAATGTATATTGTGGATACAGGTGGTAAGGCACTTTGGAAAATGCATAATCCTGGG AAATCTTTTGAAGAAGCCATGGAGTCTGTAAAAAATGCCAAAGAGGTCGAGGATGACACTTCCTAA
- the LOC140891176 gene encoding membrane steroid-binding protein 2-like isoform X1, translating into MALWDLLTESINQYTGLSPTAFFTILALMFVTYKVVSGMFVAANDYTAVKRENEFVLREPVQMGDVTEVELRAYDGSDPNKPLLMAIKGQIYDVSRSRRLLEVEPHSNGLMLKMFYGPSGPYALFAGRDASRALALMSFDPKDLTGNIEELTTSELEALLEWEYKFMEKYVKVGQIVGGKIIEPKETGFEDQSTKHDGDESKETGSEVKDL; encoded by the exons ATGGCGCTGTGGGATTTGCTTACGGAATCGATCAACCAGTACACGGGGCTGTCCCCGACGGCGTTTTTCACCATACTGGCGCTGATGTTCGTGACTTACAAGGTTGTCTCTGGCATGTTTGTGGCGGCAAATGATTACACCGCCGTCAAGAGAGAGAATGAGTTTGTCCTCCGCGAGCCGGTGCAGATGGGCGATGTGACGGAGGTGGAGCTGAGGGCCTACGATGGTTCTGATCCCAACAAGCCGTTACTCATGGCTATCAAAGGACAGATCTACGATGTTTCTCGTTCCAG GCGCCTGCTCGAGGTTGAACCACATTCTAATGGGCTCATGCTCAA GATGTTTTATGGACCTAGTGGACCATATGCATTGTTTGCCGGTAGGGATGCAAGCCGAGCCCTCGCTCTAATGTCTTTCGACCCTAAAGACCTTACTGGAAATATCGAAGAGCTGACTACTTCAGAGTTGGAAGCTTTACTAGAATGGGAATACAAGTTCATGGAGAAGTATGTGAAAGTGGGGCAAATAGTCGGAGGAAAAATCATCGAGCCTAAAGAAACCGGATTCGAAGATCAATCTACCAAACACGATGGAGATGAATCCAAGGAAACCGGATCTGAAGTAAAAGATTTGTAG
- the LOC140887299 gene encoding chaperone protein dnaJ 72 isoform X1 — MDHYQVLGVRKNASKEEIKQAFRNLAMEFHPDKHSQSSKHSRDTATFKFKQLSEAYETLIDDRKRADYNISRNAYGAAQNKRYDYAYNRGGGRYSYGNGYGYSGSASRGAGDFAFTKFEVGLRYLTTRSFLLNATFAGILLGGMYIVDTGGKALWKMHNPGDKFQMTLKRKRKGRIIENGCFEYKGKNKPPFNSSFPLQ, encoded by the exons ATGGATCATTATCAGGTCTTGGGTGTAAGGAAAAATGCGAGCAAAGAAGAAATAAAGCAAGCTTTTCGCAATTTGGCCATGGAATTTCACCCGGACAAACATTCTCAATCCTCCAAGCATTCCAGAGACACCGCCACCTTCAAATTCAAGCAGCTTTCGGAGGCGTACGAGACTCTCATTGACGATCGCAAGCGCGCAGATTATAATATTAGCAGAAATGCTTATGGCGCGGCGCAGAATAAAAGATACGACTATGCTTACAACAGAGGCGGAGGAAGATATTCGTATGGGAATGGTTACGGGTACAGTGGATCGGCGAGCAGAGGTGCTGGCGACTTTGCCTTTACCAAATTTGAGGTTGGTCTTCGGTATCTCACCACCAGGAGTTTTCTACTCAATGCAACTTTTGCAGg AATTTTGTTAGGTGGAATGTATATTGTGGATACAGGTGGTAAGGCACTTTGGAAAATGCATAATCCTGGG GATAAATTCCAAATGACATTGAAACGAAAAAGAAAAGGGAGAATTATAGAAAATGGTTGTTTTGAATACAAGGGAAAAAATAAACCTCCATTTAACTCCTCATTTCCTTTGCAGTAG
- the LOC140891176 gene encoding membrane steroid-binding protein 2-like isoform X2 → MALWDLLTESINQYTGLSPTAFFTILALMFVTYKVVSGMFVAANDYTAVKRENEFVLREPVQMGDVTEVELRAYDGSDPNKPLLMAIKGQIYDVSRSRMFYGPSGPYALFAGRDASRALALMSFDPKDLTGNIEELTTSELEALLEWEYKFMEKYVKVGQIVGGKIIEPKETGFEDQSTKHDGDESKETGSEVKDL, encoded by the exons ATGGCGCTGTGGGATTTGCTTACGGAATCGATCAACCAGTACACGGGGCTGTCCCCGACGGCGTTTTTCACCATACTGGCGCTGATGTTCGTGACTTACAAGGTTGTCTCTGGCATGTTTGTGGCGGCAAATGATTACACCGCCGTCAAGAGAGAGAATGAGTTTGTCCTCCGCGAGCCGGTGCAGATGGGCGATGTGACGGAGGTGGAGCTGAGGGCCTACGATGGTTCTGATCCCAACAAGCCGTTACTCATGGCTATCAAAGGACAGATCTACGATGTTTCTCGTTCCAG GATGTTTTATGGACCTAGTGGACCATATGCATTGTTTGCCGGTAGGGATGCAAGCCGAGCCCTCGCTCTAATGTCTTTCGACCCTAAAGACCTTACTGGAAATATCGAAGAGCTGACTACTTCAGAGTTGGAAGCTTTACTAGAATGGGAATACAAGTTCATGGAGAAGTATGTGAAAGTGGGGCAAATAGTCGGAGGAAAAATCATCGAGCCTAAAGAAACCGGATTCGAAGATCAATCTACCAAACACGATGGAGATGAATCCAAGGAAACCGGATCTGAAGTAAAAGATTTGTAG